The proteins below are encoded in one region of Sphingobacterium sp. R2:
- a CDS encoding SusC/RagA family TonB-linked outer membrane protein, with product MKQHVLTTLCLIACSSMQSLYAQQIQIAGKITDSSGKPISGVTITVKSAGQGTSTNENGLFTLTTNANAILSISAVGYSPQEIQVNGRKTINITLASNEQALDEVMVVAYGTAKKSTYTGSAATVKAKDIDNVPVTSFEGALSGRVAGLTVSTPSGQAGSTPSIRIRGIGSMNASNEPLYVIDGVPANSGSGGQMGDYIYTSNNVMGNLNPDDIETITVLKDAAASSLYGSRAANGVILITTKKGKAGKPTVNFKTSLGFTPTWATDNYEPASPQDQVNMLYQIFYDYRASNGKTEAEANTYALTQLNNKFNKHGYRFETNGNGRYDNVNILGMTDGIENREGKYYDWDKALFRTGIFQDNNLSLSGGTDATKYFSSIGYTTDKSRIRVNDFERISGRLNLTQKIVDNLEFGTNINIGHNKKKGFNDTRNTGSNYFLQSRNLLWPLYWPTNYKTGEDWTDRYGSYAYNADYYDKQWDNSSKTNKLGVISNLTWSILPSLIAKTVFSYDYTDMKDYLYYSAKHFNGVSDGGVVNQFNTNMLKLVSSNTINYSKSFDKHSVNLLAGFEAEKNKTDFMRTTGRGLGSAELPYISSAGKFEANAYSWGYNLMSFLGRAEYNYDNAYFLAASYRRDGSSKLGPKNRWGDFWSISGAYSLKNLPSLKENEAISTLRLKASYGVNGTLPTDNFGWRRLISFNNFNYKGQPGGNLVSNPDPDITWETSYTTNAGLEFGFLQNRITGSVEYFNRTSKNLLQDVPTSQTTGFSTVLRNVGQINNRGLEIDLTGDILKKENFRWSANVNAAFVTSKVQKLNDNQDIIWYDPTGSVGNDTKGSGDVRAQFIYQQGQSTLAFYGYEWAGVDQKNGRNVYYTNNNKTGEDIFDYNGRKATYDFDQASYTIIGNGVPKVSGGLNTDFEYKNFNLGFNFIYKIGGKLYDGAFKDVADDGYYWERIRSEYAFEHMWTDNNTGGTLPKLDGNDLTDPQKYSSRQLHDASFLRLKNINFGYRLPKSILNKIGFSNARVYFNGTNLLTASKYKIADPEVGQYATRGWETPIGKTYTFGIELGF from the coding sequence ATGAAACAACATGTGCTCACAACGTTGTGTCTCATAGCCTGTAGTTCGATGCAGTCTTTATATGCACAACAGATCCAAATTGCCGGTAAAATTACGGACAGTAGTGGAAAACCAATTAGCGGAGTTACAATAACCGTAAAAAGCGCTGGCCAAGGGACTTCAACAAATGAAAACGGCCTGTTTACCTTAACCACAAACGCCAATGCGATATTAAGTATATCTGCTGTTGGTTATAGCCCACAAGAAATTCAGGTCAATGGACGCAAAACGATCAACATCACCTTAGCCAGTAATGAGCAAGCCCTGGATGAAGTTATGGTTGTGGCTTATGGTACTGCAAAAAAAAGTACCTATACGGGTTCCGCTGCTACTGTGAAAGCGAAAGATATCGATAATGTACCAGTCACTTCATTCGAAGGGGCTCTCAGTGGACGTGTTGCCGGACTTACGGTATCGACTCCCTCTGGCCAGGCTGGATCTACACCAAGTATTCGTATTCGGGGTATTGGCTCGATGAATGCCTCCAATGAACCGCTATATGTCATTGACGGAGTACCGGCCAATTCCGGATCCGGAGGACAGATGGGCGATTACATCTACACCTCAAATAATGTCATGGGCAATTTAAATCCCGATGATATTGAAACCATCACGGTATTAAAAGATGCGGCAGCATCCTCTTTGTATGGTTCAAGGGCAGCAAATGGGGTGATCTTAATTACGACAAAAAAGGGAAAAGCTGGCAAACCGACGGTAAATTTCAAGACATCCCTTGGCTTTACGCCAACTTGGGCGACAGACAACTACGAACCTGCCTCGCCACAGGACCAAGTGAATATGTTGTACCAGATCTTTTACGATTACCGCGCCTCAAACGGAAAAACTGAAGCGGAGGCCAATACCTATGCTTTAACGCAGCTGAATAATAAATTCAACAAACACGGTTATCGCTTCGAAACAAACGGTAATGGTCGATACGATAATGTAAACATCCTCGGAATGACCGATGGTATCGAAAATAGGGAAGGTAAATATTACGATTGGGACAAAGCACTGTTCCGTACCGGAATTTTTCAAGACAATAACCTTTCGCTTTCTGGCGGAACTGATGCAACAAAGTACTTCTCTTCCATCGGTTATACCACCGATAAAAGCAGGATTAGAGTCAATGATTTCGAACGTATATCTGGCCGTCTTAACCTCACACAAAAGATTGTAGACAACCTTGAATTTGGCACCAATATCAACATTGGACACAACAAGAAAAAAGGTTTTAATGACACCAGAAATACAGGCTCCAATTACTTCCTCCAATCCAGAAATCTTTTGTGGCCTTTGTATTGGCCGACAAACTATAAGACTGGAGAAGATTGGACCGATAGATACGGTAGTTATGCGTATAACGCCGATTATTATGATAAACAATGGGACAACAGTTCCAAAACAAACAAATTGGGTGTCATTAGCAATTTGACTTGGAGTATCCTCCCGAGCTTAATCGCCAAAACGGTATTCTCTTATGACTACACAGACATGAAAGACTACCTCTATTATAGTGCTAAACATTTCAATGGGGTTAGTGATGGTGGAGTTGTCAATCAGTTTAATACCAATATGCTGAAATTGGTGAGTTCAAACACGATCAATTACAGTAAGTCCTTCGATAAGCACAGCGTGAACTTACTAGCTGGATTTGAGGCCGAAAAAAATAAAACAGATTTTATGCGCACAACAGGAAGAGGTCTGGGCTCTGCGGAACTTCCTTACATCTCCTCTGCGGGTAAATTTGAGGCCAATGCGTATAGTTGGGGTTATAATCTGATGTCGTTTCTCGGAAGAGCAGAATACAACTATGACAATGCGTATTTTCTTGCCGCTTCCTACCGTCGCGATGGCTCTTCCAAATTGGGACCTAAAAACAGATGGGGCGATTTCTGGTCGATATCAGGTGCCTATAGTTTAAAAAATCTTCCATCGCTTAAAGAAAACGAAGCAATCAGCACACTCCGGCTTAAAGCATCCTACGGTGTGAATGGAACATTACCAACCGATAATTTTGGATGGAGAAGACTTATATCCTTCAACAACTTCAATTACAAAGGTCAGCCTGGTGGAAATTTGGTATCTAATCCGGACCCCGATATCACCTGGGAAACATCGTATACCACAAATGCTGGCCTAGAATTTGGCTTTCTGCAAAATAGGATCACAGGATCGGTAGAATACTTTAATAGAACTTCTAAAAACCTATTGCAGGACGTACCCACATCACAAACAACCGGATTTAGTACAGTATTGAGAAATGTAGGCCAAATCAACAATAGAGGCCTAGAAATTGACCTGACTGGCGATATCCTTAAAAAGGAAAATTTTAGATGGAGTGCCAATGTAAATGCTGCATTTGTTACTTCCAAAGTTCAAAAACTAAACGATAATCAGGATATCATCTGGTATGATCCGACAGGATCAGTGGGAAATGACACAAAAGGAAGTGGAGACGTGCGTGCGCAATTTATCTATCAACAAGGACAATCCACTTTAGCATTTTATGGCTACGAATGGGCTGGCGTAGATCAAAAAAATGGTAGAAACGTTTATTATACCAACAACAATAAAACAGGAGAGGATATTTTTGATTACAATGGACGTAAGGCGACCTATGATTTTGATCAGGCAAGCTATACGATTATTGGCAACGGTGTTCCAAAAGTCAGCGGTGGTCTAAATACAGATTTTGAGTATAAAAATTTCAATTTAGGCTTCAATTTCATTTATAAAATTGGTGGAAAACTTTATGATGGCGCATTCAAGGATGTCGCTGACGATGGTTATTACTGGGAACGAATTCGTTCTGAATACGCATTTGAGCACATGTGGACAGACAATAATACGGGAGGAACACTTCCAAAACTGGACGGTAATGACCTGACAGATCCGCAAAAATATAGTTCAAGGCAATTGCATGATGCGTCCTTCCTCAGATTAAAAAACATCAATTTTGGTTATAGACTACCTAAGAGCATATTGAACAAAATCGGATTTAGCAACGCACGAGTTTATTTTAATGGTACGAATCTGTTAACCGCATCCAAATACAAGATTGCAGACCCCGAAGTCGGTCAGTATGCGACGCGCGGATGGGAAACCCCTATTGGGAAGACCTATACATTTGGAATTGAACTCGGTTTTTAA
- a CDS encoding dipeptide epimerase translates to MSNQSQWINKDFGAFKLRFRPYTLTLNHVFTVASFSRSTTPVVLTELEYDGIVGYGEASMPPYLGESQESVLSFLNQIDLTGFNSPFQTEDILHYIDQIALKNTAAKAAIDIALHDVLGKIMNQPYYKIWGLNPDLIPPTSYTIGIDSEEMIRKKVAEADQFKMLKVKLGLDTDKMIIDTIRQVTDRPLCADVNQGWKTREEALEMAHWLAERKVSFLEQPMPKEQIDDNAWLTENSPIPTIADEGCQRLVDIPALKGVYSGINIKLMKCTGMREAKRMAELARSLEMKVMIGCMTETSCAISAAAQLAPLSDWADLDGALLIGNDVYDGMTVVDGNCILPDRPGIGIVKK, encoded by the coding sequence ATGAGCAACCAATCTCAATGGATCAATAAAGATTTTGGAGCCTTTAAATTAAGATTCCGCCCGTACACACTGACGCTGAACCATGTCTTTACGGTCGCTTCTTTCAGCAGAAGCACAACACCCGTTGTATTGACCGAGCTAGAGTATGATGGGATCGTAGGTTATGGTGAGGCAAGTATGCCCCCTTATCTGGGCGAATCGCAAGAAAGTGTCCTATCGTTCCTCAATCAAATCGATCTGACAGGATTCAACTCTCCTTTTCAAACGGAGGATATTTTACATTATATCGATCAGATTGCGTTGAAAAATACAGCTGCAAAAGCCGCAATTGATATCGCCCTGCATGATGTTCTTGGAAAAATTATGAACCAACCTTATTATAAGATATGGGGACTAAATCCGGATCTTATTCCGCCGACATCGTATACAATAGGCATTGATTCCGAAGAAATGATACGCAAAAAAGTCGCCGAAGCTGATCAGTTTAAAATGTTAAAAGTAAAGCTTGGGCTGGATACTGATAAAATGATTATTGATACCATCCGGCAGGTAACAGACCGCCCGCTATGCGCGGACGTCAATCAAGGTTGGAAAACGCGCGAAGAAGCTTTGGAGATGGCGCACTGGCTTGCTGAAAGAAAAGTTTCTTTCTTGGAGCAGCCGATGCCCAAAGAGCAAATAGATGACAATGCCTGGTTAACCGAAAACAGCCCTATACCAACTATTGCCGACGAAGGATGTCAACGACTTGTAGACATTCCTGCATTAAAGGGCGTGTATTCAGGAATTAATATCAAATTGATGAAATGTACAGGTATGCGGGAGGCCAAACGTATGGCCGAGCTCGCCCGTTCGCTGGAAATGAAAGTGATGATCGGCTGTATGACCGAGACCTCCTGTGCCATCAGCGCCGCGGCACAACTTGCCCCCCTATCGGACTGGGCAGACTTAGACGGCGCATTATTGATTGGAAATGATGTTTACGACGGCATGACCGTTGTAGACGGCAACTGCATTCTTCCGGACCGTCCTGGGATTGGAATTGTAAAAAAATAA
- a CDS encoding NlpC/P60 family protein: MKNTLKFTILAYASLVGIGSSAAQQLDSTTYFKVKELQENVKSQFAPDKRTKIVAIQKADVVQNQYVIETTEKDAQFVLEQKAKEIAANIQVQLLPDATVGEKTTGVIRLSVANMRTFPDNAAELTSQVLLGTQVDLLQKKSGDYRVRTPDGYIAWVPASSIEAMDKLALDNWRQAEKVIYTAEFGKSYSEPNEKSQRVSDLVYGDILQFKGQKGNFYQIAYPDGRLGYIKKSESLNLKDWFETRNPTAENIIASAKSMLGLPYLWGGTSVKGVDCSGFTKTSFFMNGFVIPRDASQQVLAGEKIDILDEEGHFDPEKALKNLKPADLLFFAAGKNNNPNARVTHVALYIGNGTFIHAAGLVRINSMLKDATNYDDFQTRTVVAARRYLGTKDSAIQKIAESNYYNNK, encoded by the coding sequence ATGAAAAACACCCTAAAATTCACTATTTTAGCTTATGCATCCCTTGTTGGCATTGGCAGCAGCGCTGCGCAGCAGCTCGATTCCACTACGTATTTCAAGGTCAAAGAGTTGCAAGAAAACGTAAAAAGTCAATTTGCTCCTGACAAAAGAACCAAAATCGTAGCCATTCAAAAAGCGGATGTCGTACAAAATCAATATGTGATTGAAACAACTGAGAAAGATGCTCAATTCGTTTTGGAACAAAAAGCAAAAGAAATAGCGGCTAATATTCAAGTACAGCTTCTTCCTGACGCCACCGTAGGCGAAAAAACTACTGGAGTGATCCGGCTATCTGTTGCGAATATGCGGACATTTCCAGATAATGCGGCGGAGTTAACGAGCCAGGTGTTATTAGGCACACAGGTGGATCTTCTGCAGAAAAAAAGTGGCGACTATCGTGTCCGCACACCCGACGGTTATATTGCATGGGTACCGGCCTCGTCCATTGAAGCGATGGACAAACTTGCATTGGACAATTGGCGGCAAGCAGAAAAAGTTATCTATACAGCAGAATTCGGCAAATCATATTCCGAACCAAATGAAAAGAGTCAGCGCGTTTCTGACCTGGTGTATGGTGACATCCTACAATTCAAAGGGCAGAAAGGTAATTTCTATCAGATCGCCTATCCCGATGGACGTTTGGGCTATATTAAAAAGTCAGAAAGCCTGAATCTAAAAGATTGGTTTGAAACACGCAATCCAACAGCAGAAAATATTATCGCCAGTGCGAAAAGCATGTTGGGTCTTCCCTATTTATGGGGTGGAACATCAGTAAAAGGTGTCGATTGCAGTGGTTTTACCAAAACAAGCTTCTTTATGAACGGCTTTGTGATACCGAGAGATGCATCGCAACAAGTACTCGCCGGAGAAAAAATTGATATTTTGGATGAAGAAGGTCATTTTGACCCTGAGAAAGCACTTAAAAACTTAAAACCGGCCGACTTATTGTTTTTTGCTGCAGGCAAAAATAACAATCCGAATGCTCGTGTCACACATGTAGCCCTTTATATAGGTAATGGCACTTTTATTCACGCAGCAGGTTTGGTTCGGATCAATAGTATGCTCAAGGACGCCACCAACTACGATGATTTCCAGACCCGTACTGTAGTTGCTGCACGCCGTTACCTCGGCACGAAGGATAGCGCTATACAAAAAATCGCTGAAAGCAATTATTACAACAACAAATAA
- a CDS encoding N(4)-(beta-N-acetylglucosaminyl)-L-asparaginase translates to MSSRRNFIKQGLMAATTMGALTAFDAKGFTSAAKGSLKKYPIVISTWDFGIAANKAAWKILSTGGKALDAVEQGVRVPEADLKNMTVGKGGYPDRDGHVTLDACIMDSDGNCGAVAGMEKIGHPISVARLVMEKTPHVMLVGEGALQFALENGFKEENLLTPEGEKAWKEWLKEKKYKPVANIENQSFAAERLPGNQYNHDTIGMLALDANGNISGACTTSGMAFKMHGRVGDSPIIGAGLYVDNEVGGATSTGVGEEVIRNVGSFLVVELMRQGYTPEDACKEAVMRIVKKKPGIAKEIQVGFLAINKNGEYGAYALQQGFSYAVCDSEQQDLLIKGKHYY, encoded by the coding sequence ATGAGTTCAAGACGTAATTTTATTAAGCAAGGTTTGATGGCTGCTACGACAATGGGGGCCTTGACGGCATTTGACGCAAAAGGATTCACGAGTGCAGCAAAGGGCAGTTTGAAAAAATATCCTATCGTTATTTCCACGTGGGATTTTGGCATTGCGGCAAATAAAGCCGCCTGGAAAATATTGTCAACGGGAGGGAAAGCATTAGATGCCGTCGAACAAGGCGTCCGTGTGCCCGAAGCCGACCTGAAAAATATGACAGTTGGTAAGGGGGGCTATCCCGATCGCGATGGGCATGTCACACTCGATGCCTGCATCATGGATTCGGACGGAAATTGTGGCGCTGTTGCCGGAATGGAAAAAATTGGACATCCAATATCTGTCGCACGCTTGGTTATGGAAAAAACACCGCATGTGATGCTTGTTGGTGAGGGGGCATTGCAATTTGCTTTGGAAAATGGTTTTAAAGAAGAAAATCTATTGACTCCAGAAGGTGAAAAGGCCTGGAAAGAGTGGTTAAAGGAGAAGAAGTACAAGCCAGTAGCCAATATCGAAAACCAGTCTTTTGCAGCGGAACGTTTGCCTGGAAACCAATATAACCACGATACGATCGGGATGTTGGCATTGGATGCGAACGGGAATATCTCTGGTGCTTGTACCACAAGTGGCATGGCGTTCAAGATGCACGGACGCGTGGGAGATAGTCCTATTATTGGTGCTGGACTCTATGTCGATAATGAAGTTGGCGGAGCCACATCTACCGGAGTGGGGGAAGAAGTTATACGCAATGTCGGTAGTTTTTTGGTTGTCGAATTGATGCGCCAGGGATATACGCCTGAAGATGCCTGCAAGGAAGCTGTTATGCGTATCGTGAAGAAAAAGCCTGGAATTGCCAAAGAAATCCAAGTTGGATTCTTAGCCATCAATAAAAACGGTGAATATGGTGCATATGCTTTACAACAAGGTTTTTCCTATGCCGTTTGCGACAGTGAACAGCAAGATTTACTCATCAAGGGGAAGCATTATTATTAA
- the msrA gene encoding peptide-methionine (S)-S-oxide reductase MsrA produces MKATFGGGCFWCTEVIFQNTEGVTSVLPGYMGGHIDNPTYEQVCTGTTDHVEVVELEYDEELVNYEDLLKIFFKTHNPTTLNRQGNDVGTQYRSVVFYHNEEQEILAKNFIGELDHEDVYEDPIVTAVEPTSTFWLAEDYHHNYFNTHPENPFCSVVIAPKLQKFFKEFKA; encoded by the coding sequence ATGAAAGCGACATTTGGAGGAGGATGTTTTTGGTGTACAGAAGTTATTTTCCAAAACACGGAAGGGGTGACATCAGTTTTGCCGGGATATATGGGCGGACACATAGATAACCCCACTTATGAGCAGGTTTGTACCGGTACTACGGATCATGTGGAGGTTGTTGAACTTGAATATGATGAGGAATTGGTTAATTATGAGGATCTGTTGAAAATCTTCTTTAAAACACATAATCCAACGACATTAAACCGTCAGGGTAATGATGTGGGTACACAGTATCGATCAGTTGTATTTTATCATAACGAAGAACAGGAGATATTAGCAAAGAATTTCATTGGTGAGTTGGACCATGAAGACGTATATGAAGATCCCATTGTTACTGCAGTTGAGCCCACTTCAACATTTTGGCTTGCCGAGGACTATCATCACAACTATTTCAACACCCATCCTGAAAATCCCTTCTGTTCGGTTGTCATTGCGCCTAAACTTCAAAAATTCTTTAAAGAATTTAAAGCATAA
- a CDS encoding DNA gyrase/topoisomerase IV subunit A — protein sequence MSDETNFPKEDNQDDLGSGKTESGSQTIPLSGLYENWFLDYASYVILDRAVPHINDGLKPVQRRILHSLKEMDDGRYNKAANVIGNTMKYHPHGDASIGDAMVQLGQKDLLIDCQGNWGFPITGDSAAAPRYIEGRLSKFANEVVFNPETTEWQLSYDGRNREPVTLPVKFPLLLAQGAEGIAVGLATKIMPHNFIELIDGSIQVLNGERPNIFPDFPTGGMADVSNYNEGQRGGKIRVRAKIEERDKKTLAITEIPFGTTTGGLIESVVTANDKGKIKIKKIEDNTAGNVEIIVHLAPGISPDVTIDALYAFTACEVSISPNTCVIKDEKPHFMSVNDILIENTINTKNLLKRELEIRLNDLQEKIFFSSLLKIFIQEGMYKHPDYENAGDFDTVVQVLNRLFEPFFDQFYREIRPEDYKKLIDKPMSSITRFDVKKSDEMMKTLENEIKEVKRHLRQLTEYAIAWFEKLREKYSKDRERKTELRIFDKVEATQVALANTKLYVNREEGFIGSGMKKDEFVCDCSDIDDIIVFREDGKYVVSKIQDKVFVGKGIIHVAVFKKGDERTIYNAIYKEGETGTSFIKRFAVVGVTRDKEYDVSKGSKGSKILYFTANPNGEAEVVNIQLKPHTKLRKLNFDMDFAEIAIKGRASQGNIVSKYPVKKISFKSSGVSTLAGRKIWYDAIMKRLNADERGQYLGEFDGDDKILIVLSDGSYELSNFDLSNHFDEKMIRIEKYYPDHIYTVIHQDGKSGTYFVKRFKFDDQPIGKRISFINEDAGSKLILMSNATEPIVKLDILKGKSQTEETLDQPLTEIIDVKGIKAQGNRLSFHTVKSVVLLTADEDLSQKDKVTATSENISTTAQTTEAAVEKTASTTATPQKGNEPADENDDITLEITNPNDIQIDDKGQMEMF from the coding sequence ATGAGTGACGAAACAAACTTCCCAAAGGAAGATAATCAAGACGACCTGGGATCAGGAAAAACAGAAAGCGGAAGTCAGACGATACCTTTATCGGGTCTCTACGAAAACTGGTTTTTGGACTATGCCTCCTATGTTATCTTGGACAGAGCCGTACCCCATATTAATGACGGTTTAAAACCCGTACAACGTCGTATCCTCCATTCCCTAAAGGAAATGGATGATGGGAGATATAATAAAGCTGCTAACGTCATCGGTAATACGATGAAATACCACCCTCATGGTGACGCTTCTATTGGCGATGCCATGGTACAATTGGGACAAAAAGACCTTTTGATCGACTGTCAGGGGAACTGGGGTTTCCCAATTACCGGCGATTCTGCTGCTGCTCCTCGTTACATCGAGGGAAGATTATCCAAATTTGCCAATGAGGTGGTTTTTAATCCCGAAACAACAGAGTGGCAATTGAGTTACGATGGCCGTAATCGCGAACCTGTTACCTTACCGGTAAAATTCCCACTTTTATTGGCTCAAGGAGCGGAAGGGATTGCAGTAGGACTGGCGACGAAAATCATGCCGCACAATTTCATTGAGCTTATTGACGGATCAATTCAGGTATTAAACGGTGAACGTCCAAATATATTTCCAGACTTTCCTACGGGTGGTATGGCCGACGTCTCCAATTATAATGAAGGTCAACGTGGCGGAAAAATCCGTGTACGGGCAAAGATTGAGGAACGCGACAAAAAGACGCTCGCCATTACAGAAATTCCCTTCGGAACCACCACCGGCGGTCTTATTGAAAGTGTTGTTACAGCCAACGATAAAGGGAAGATTAAGATTAAAAAAATAGAGGACAATACCGCAGGAAATGTTGAGATCATTGTGCATTTAGCGCCCGGAATATCTCCGGATGTAACGATCGATGCCCTGTATGCCTTTACAGCCTGTGAGGTCTCCATATCACCAAATACCTGTGTGATCAAGGATGAAAAACCTCATTTTATGAGTGTCAATGATATTCTCATCGAGAATACCATAAACACTAAAAACCTATTGAAAAGAGAATTGGAGATTCGTTTGAACGATCTTCAAGAGAAAATATTCTTCAGTAGTCTATTAAAAATATTTATCCAGGAAGGGATGTACAAACATCCGGATTACGAAAATGCAGGTGACTTCGATACCGTTGTGCAAGTTCTAAATCGCTTGTTTGAACCATTCTTTGATCAATTTTATCGTGAGATTCGCCCCGAAGATTACAAGAAATTGATCGATAAACCCATGAGCAGCATTACACGTTTCGATGTTAAAAAATCGGACGAAATGATGAAGACGCTGGAAAATGAGATCAAAGAAGTCAAACGGCATTTACGTCAACTGACAGAATATGCCATTGCATGGTTTGAAAAGTTACGTGAAAAATATAGTAAAGACCGTGAACGCAAAACCGAACTGCGCATATTCGACAAAGTTGAAGCTACCCAAGTTGCCTTGGCAAATACCAAACTATATGTCAATCGTGAAGAAGGATTTATTGGATCGGGCATGAAGAAAGACGAGTTTGTATGCGATTGTTCTGATATAGACGACATTATTGTATTCCGTGAGGACGGAAAATACGTTGTCAGTAAAATTCAGGACAAAGTATTTGTCGGAAAGGGAATTATCCACGTTGCTGTGTTCAAAAAAGGTGACGAACGGACCATCTATAACGCGATCTATAAAGAAGGTGAAACAGGTACCAGTTTTATCAAACGCTTCGCTGTGGTGGGCGTCACGCGGGATAAGGAATATGATGTATCCAAAGGTTCCAAAGGATCTAAAATCCTCTATTTCACAGCCAATCCGAACGGTGAAGCTGAAGTAGTCAACATACAGCTTAAACCGCACACCAAATTGCGCAAGTTAAATTTTGATATGGACTTTGCTGAAATAGCGATCAAAGGCCGTGCTTCGCAAGGAAATATCGTATCCAAATACCCTGTTAAAAAAATCAGCTTTAAAAGCTCCGGTGTATCCACATTGGCCGGACGAAAAATATGGTACGACGCCATTATGAAACGGCTAAATGCTGATGAACGCGGTCAGTATTTGGGTGAGTTCGATGGCGATGATAAAATATTAATAGTACTCTCGGACGGTAGCTACGAATTATCAAACTTTGATTTGAGCAACCACTTTGATGAGAAAATGATCCGCATCGAAAAATATTATCCAGACCACATCTATACTGTAATCCATCAAGATGGAAAAAGCGGAACCTATTTTGTCAAACGTTTTAAATTTGACGATCAGCCTATTGGAAAGCGCATTTCCTTTATCAATGAAGACGCAGGTTCGAAATTGATATTAATGAGTAATGCGACCGAACCCATCGTCAAATTGGATATTTTAAAAGGCAAATCCCAAACGGAAGAAACGCTTGATCAACCTTTGACTGAAATCATCGATGTAAAAGGAATAAAAGCGCAAGGAAATCGTCTGTCGTTTCATACCGTAAAATCAGTTGTCCTATTGACTGCTGATGAAGATTTAAGTCAAAAAGACAAAGTAACGGCGACTTCTGAAAATATTAGCACTACAGCGCAAACAACGGAAGCTGCTGTAGAAAAAACAGCTTCCACAACAGCTACTCCTCAGAAAGGGAATGAGCCCGCAGACGAAAATGATGATATCACCTTGGAAATAACCAATCCAAATGATATCCAAATCGACGATAAAGGACAGATGGAAATGTTCTAA
- a CDS encoding GNAT family N-acetyltransferase, giving the protein MEKYLPILETERLIIRPIQLDDAAYFFAMDSQPEVHTFLKNEPVQSIEEIKKVIIYIQQQYEQYGIGRLGVVEKSSNQWIGWTGFKYMDELENGRIGFLDLGYRFRTESWGKGYATEAALACMHYYREQLPHFDVHAITHIQNKGSRNVLEKSGFQVTEQFHLDIWNIPCYWYDLVHDTL; this is encoded by the coding sequence ATGGAAAAATACCTACCAATACTGGAAACCGAACGTTTAATTATCCGCCCGATACAGCTGGATGATGCTGCTTATTTTTTCGCAATGGATTCACAGCCGGAGGTGCATACTTTTCTGAAAAACGAACCTGTACAATCCATTGAAGAAATTAAAAAAGTGATCATCTATATTCAGCAACAATATGAGCAATACGGTATAGGTCGTCTAGGGGTCGTTGAGAAATCAAGCAACCAATGGATAGGCTGGACGGGATTTAAATATATGGACGAATTGGAAAATGGGCGGATTGGATTTCTAGATCTCGGTTATCGCTTCAGAACAGAATCCTGGGGCAAAGGCTATGCGACTGAAGCGGCGCTAGCCTGTATGCACTATTATCGAGAACAGCTCCCCCATTTTGATGTACATGCCATCACACATATCCAAAACAAGGGGTCGCGAAATGTGTTGGAGAAAAGCGGTTTTCAGGTAACAGAGCAATTTCATCTCGATATATGGAATATCCCCTGTTATTGGTATGATTTGGTACACGATACGTTATAA